The Nanoarchaeota archaeon DNA segment GCCAAAAGACGCAACAGAAGACGATATCAGAAAATACCTTGCTGGAAAAATGTCAAGCGGCGAAATTTCGACATCATCAATCGCCTTGATGAAAGCCGCGCTGAAATTTTTCTATGACGACCTGCTGAAAAAAGGCATTGTCAATATCAAGGCGCCTAAAATATCGAATAAACTGCCGGTTGTTCTGACGCGCGCGGAAATAAAACGGCTCATTGACTGCACAACAAACGAAAAACACAGGCTGATGCTGCTGCTTTTATATTCCTCCGGACTTCGGCTTTCGGAATGCATAAACCTGAAATACGGCGACATCGACCTTGAAGATGGAATGGGTTGGGTGCGCTCGGGAAAAGGAAAAAAAGACAGGATGTTCATACTTTCAGAAAAGCTGCGCGATGCCCTCAAAAAAGAAGCGAAATCAAGCGACTATGTTTTCACTGGCAGGAACGGGCCGATTAAGGCGCGCGCAGTGCAAAAGCTTGTTGAAAACGCGGCAAAAAGAGCAAAGATTGACAAACCGGTGCATGTGCATACGCTGCGCCACACTTTCGCAACGCATCTTCTTGAGAATGGAACGGATATAAGAAAAATACAAAAGCTTCTCGGACATTCAAACCTTCAGACAACGCAAATATATACTTCAGTCTCAACAGAAGAATTGAAAAAAGTCAAAAGCCCCATGGATAATCTTTAATGACAGTTACCTCTCAAACCGGAGTAAAATCCGTTCACTTCGTTCTCGGCTTTTGAATCTGCGGATTCAAAACATACATAAGCTTTATAAATCTAAGTAGATAATATTTCTTACTATTCCGCTTGGTGCAACCCATGTCCTTTGATGCTTCTTCCTTTTGATTCAAGAATTAGCTTTAGGCATCACAATAAAGAAATAAAGCCAAGGGAATACTTAATAAACCAGTACCTGCTGAGCACAATTCGCCATGGGCCCGTAGCTCAGTCTGGTAGAGCACCGGGCTCTTAATGTCGGAAGAACTTTAGTTCTTCTGGAAGGGTGAGGCTTTTAACCAGACGAAATTCGTAACTGAAGAAACCCGGGTGTCGAGGGTTCAAATCCCTCCGGGCTCGCTCATTTTGAACAATTCACAATATATACTATAATGTTCAAAAGCCGAGAGCGCAAAGCGAAATGATTTTAGACAATCACAACGCGTATTGGGTTCAAAATCTTGGAAATCTTTGATTTCCATAATGCATATCATCAACATAAAAACGGCAATTAATTGGGGTAGATTATTTGACTGAAAAAGGCAAAACAAAAAAATCCGAAGCTGCAGAAACTGTAAAAAAGGAGCCGAAAGAAGAAATAATTCACTTTCTAGTGCCTAAACAAGAGATTCTTTCGCCGGATAGCATAGCAGAACTTCTTGAAAAAATGAAAATTAAAGTGGAAAATCTCCCCAAAATAGGAATCAACGATCCTGCAATACAACACCTCAATCCAAAGCTTGGAGATGTAATAAAAATTACAAGAAAAAGCGCAACCGCCGGAACTTCATACTATTATCGTATGGTCATAGAGAGCAACATAATCATATCTGATGAAAGCGAAACTGAATAAATCAATCAATCGAAATCCAACATATTGATTAAATAAAATACTAGGTAATAGTTATGCAGGAACAAACATTGCTTCAAACATTCTTAAATGAGCAAGCGGATAAAAACGCTTTTGTGGCCCACCAGATAGACTCATTCAACGATTTTGTATCCCGAAGGCTTCAGCGCACAATAAACGAAATCGGAAAAGTCACAGTTGAATTGTCCTCAGGCGAATTCCTTGACATAAAATTCGGGACGGTAAATCTTGGAAAACCAATAATCCGCGAAGCAAACGGCTCGACAAGATCCATACTTCCGCAGGAAGCGCGTCTTCGAAACCTCACATACTCATCCCCGCTGCTTGTCGAAATGACTCCGGTATTTGAAGGCAAGGCACAGGAAACAGAAGTTGTTGAAATCGGAGAAATCCCGATAATGATCAAATCGGTCCTCTGCCCTCTCTCGACAATGAACAAAGGCGAGCTCGTTCTTGCAGGAGAAGACATAAAAGATCCGGGCGGATACTTCATAATCAATGGCACTGAAAGAGTCGTAGTTCTTCTTGAAGAAGTCGCCCCGAACAAACTCATATTGCAGAAAGATGGCGAAGAATTTTTCGCGCGCATCAACAGCGAACGCAGCGGATATGTCCAGCGCCATGTGTTTGAGAGAAAGAGCAACGGCGTAATTGTTGCAAAATTCGCAAACATAGTTAATACGCCGATTCCGATAGTCGCGCTGATGAAAGCGCTTGGAATGGAAACCGATAAAGAAATAATAGAGAACATAATCACAGATAATGAAAGCGAGCTTGAAGAAACATACACAAACATCTATGAAGTAGAGGCATGCACGCGCGATGAAGCAATCGATTACATCGGAAGGCGGATGAAAGTAATGCAAAAAGAGCATAGGGAAACAAGAGTTCTTCAGCTTCTTGATACATACCTGCTCGGCCATATAGGGCAAAGAGTCGAAGACAGAAAGAAAAAAGCAAAATTCCTTGCAATAATCATGAGAAAGCTCATCCATGTAAAACATGGAACGCTCACCGTTGATGACATAGACCACTATGCAAACAAGAGGCTCAAGGGTGTCGGCGATCTTTTCGAAGACCTTTTGCGCTCGATAATCCTTGGAAGGTGGGGGCTTGTCGCAAGATTACAGTACAATTATCAAAAAATGATGAAGCGCGGAAGAAAATTCCTGAAGCTTCAAGGTGTCGTTGTTTCAGACGTGCTCACAAAGCAAATCATGCGCTCAATGGCAACGGGAAACTGGATAACTGGAAAAACCGGCGTATCGCAAAGGCTTGAGCGAAGCAATTTCATAAGGACAACAGAGCATCTTCGAAGCGTTGTTTCAGCACTTTCATCAACGCAGGAGCATTTTGAAGCAAGAGAACTGCACGCAACTCATATGGGAAGGCTTTGTTGCATAAGGACTCCTGAAGGGCAGAACATAGGGCTTAGGAATTTCCTTGCAATGGGCGCTAAACTGACACAGCCCGCAACAGATGCAGATAACTTAAAAATACTCACAACAATCAAGGCACTTGGCGCAAAAACAGACGGTTAATTAAAGGGGGAGATAAAATGTATAAGGTAAACCTAGCAGAAGTTATGCTGGAAACAACGCACGGCGGACCAGGACATAAACGCGCGCTCGTGAATAAGGAGGACGTAAGAAACCCGCACCTGATGTTCATGAACGAGGTGTATGTTCCCCCAAAAAGCGTATTGAAACTACATGTTCATCCGGACCTTGAAGAAATACATTATTTTATACTTGGAACAGGAAAAATGCTTGTCGGAAACGAATACATC contains these protein-coding regions:
- a CDS encoding tyrosine-type recombinase/integrase, producing the protein MQHNANLAALETELKLRGFSPRTVKTYLFYNKKFLEFTKKEPKDATEDDIRKYLAGKMSSGEISTSSIALMKAALKFFYDDLLKKGIVNIKAPKISNKLPVVLTRAEIKRLIDCTTNEKHRLMLLLLYSSGLRLSECINLKYGDIDLEDGMGWVRSGKGKKDRMFILSEKLRDALKKEAKSSDYVFTGRNGPIKARAVQKLVENAAKRAKIDKPVHVHTLRHTFATHLLENGTDIRKIQKLLGHSNLQTTQIYTSVSTEELKKVKSPMDNL
- a CDS encoding DNA-directed RNA polymerase subunit H, with the translated sequence MIHFLVPKQEILSPDSIAELLEKMKIKVENLPKIGINDPAIQHLNPKLGDVIKITRKSATAGTSYYYRMVIESNIIISDESETE
- a CDS encoding DNA-directed RNA polymerase subunit B'', with protein sequence MQEQTLLQTFLNEQADKNAFVAHQIDSFNDFVSRRLQRTINEIGKVTVELSSGEFLDIKFGTVNLGKPIIREANGSTRSILPQEARLRNLTYSSPLLVEMTPVFEGKAQETEVVEIGEIPIMIKSVLCPLSTMNKGELVLAGEDIKDPGGYFIINGTERVVVLLEEVAPNKLILQKDGEEFFARINSERSGYVQRHVFERKSNGVIVAKFANIVNTPIPIVALMKALGMETDKEIIENIITDNESELEETYTNIYEVEACTRDEAIDYIGRRMKVMQKEHRETRVLQLLDTYLLGHIGQRVEDRKKKAKFLAIIMRKLIHVKHGTLTVDDIDHYANKRLKGVGDLFEDLLRSIILGRWGLVARLQYNYQKMMKRGRKFLKLQGVVVSDVLTKQIMRSMATGNWITGKTGVSQRLERSNFIRTTEHLRSVVSALSSTQEHFEARELHATHMGRLCCIRTPEGQNIGLRNFLAMGAKLTQPATDADNLKILTTIKALGAKTDG
- a CDS encoding cupin domain-containing protein, coding for MYKVNLAEVMLETTHGGPGHKRALVNKEDVRNPHLMFMNEVYVPPKSVLKLHVHPDLEEIHYFILGTGKMLVGNEYIKVKKGDRIIVPPKSSHCVVNAGNSVMKYICLGIKL